The following DNA comes from Scomber scombrus chromosome 7, fScoSco1.1, whole genome shotgun sequence.
GTCAGGCACTGATGGCATACAATGGGAGTACACCTCTCAGGCTCAGGCCTTCTTCATGCAACCACCACCAGCCCTCACCTCAATGGCTGCTTTGAAGGAAATGCTCCAGAGGGCCGACAAGGAGGGTGGATGTCTGGAGCTGTGCCCCTCACAGAAGATTGGCTGCTCGGTCAGTGACAGCAGCCTGTGGACCACGGGCAGAGAGTGGGAGGGTCAAGAAGTtatgagggaggaaaaggaagagaaggcagaagaagaagaagagcaagaggaggaggaggaggtggaggtgagaGGACGAGCCGATGGAGGAAGGACTTTTGAATCAAGAACAACAGGTGAGCAGTAATTGTCATGGTGTTTTCtaaagataacaaaataaaattttaTGGCATCCTATAGCTGAGAGTACATCTTTATGAGTATTATGTTGATATGTTTATATGCActgcagaaaataaacacatcagcaGCTCAGTGTAATGTGGACAGCACAACAAATCTGGGATGGGAAAAAACAGATGGAGAAAGGCAGTCTAATAGTCAGTTTATTCACTTCCTCAGTGATGCACAAATAATGTCCTCGGGCAGtacaacagaaagaaacaaaaaatgaggCATATGGTAAATATATACTAATTTATGGAATAGATATAAGGAACGAGAGTGAAGAGATGGAGGACGAGGAGGATGAGTCACAGAAAAGGATGATGCATGATGTGATGGATAACGAGGGACAAACAGAGGATGATTTCAGATGAGGGAAGCATATAAGACGCAAGCTGGAAAGGGAACATAAGAAAGAttgagagatggatggatgaagccTGAAGGTAATatgaggagaaaggagaggttGGAAAGTTTCCAGCCAGTTTTTCCCGTACTGGTCATCAgagtgtgatgtcatcactgcCTTATTCAATTATTCATCCTCTCTTCAGATCAAGGGGAGGGGCATAATAGAGAGCACACTGAGCTCACtacctttctctttctttttgcctcatctttttttctctttctgtctttctgtgtcctaaaatgttttttctctgcctctttaCTCGTTTTAAATCCCATCAGCTTAGGATGTTAATATGCTTTTCTCTTGCCGTCTATCCTGtttcctcaacccccccaccccccacccctgcTCCCTGGAGTGGCACAGATAGCTCGGATCAAGTTACATATCTCATGCAGTGCTGTAGTTGGCCACATGGAAACTTACAAAGGGTTAGACTAGTCAGCATTACAGATCATCTCCAAATGCCAAATGACtgctaaatgtatttatttttcattattattatttcatcatttatctgTGTTTTCTAATTATCAAATGAACCACTAACTTgtatgctgtaaaaaaaaaaatgtccctaAATCAATGATCTGGGAAGGAAGCAAGAAATAGGTGTGTAGACCTTTAAGAGCCTGAGGGGTGGATCTTAGTGCATGGACCAATTACTGACAGCCAGTGTCAGAAACATAGGAAGTATGATGTGTTGGTTACAGTTAAAACACAGCTCAAGTCTAACCAAGGTATGGTTGCTCTTTAGTTCATTTTCTAGCCTGTAGTCTTGCAGTCTATCACAGGTAATCGAGTGCAATGAAAACTGTGGTGCCAGTCTCTGAATCTTTACAAAGACAGACTCTGTGACTGAGCTAGAACGGACAAAACTCTGCTATCTGTTGACTGACTCAGCATTACACTGTATGCTGTACTGGTGGGGACGGGAGGGGTGATGGTGAAGGAAGTAGAGAGAGGTAGAAAACAAAAGCTgagaacaaagagagagaaggtgatCCAGAGGTGATGATGGCACGCGCTGCAgtaaagaacaaaacatttagCATAAAGAATGGCACTTGCTGCGGTTTCTTAATATTTATACCTCTCAAAGCAAGTATAGAATAGAAAGTGAAACCAGATGCTGTAAAGAAAACTTGGATTCTTAACGTACATATGATGAATCTTTATGATTGATGGTGTCATTGGTGAATGAATGGCTGATTGACAGATTTAGTATTTCTACTGTACAGCTGTAAGACTACTTAACAGTTATTGTTTTATAGCAACAGTAACATTTCCTGTTCTGTCCAACCCTCCTAAGTGAAAGATTGTAGTTATTGCACTTCATAAATCAACCCCATTGACTCCCATGCGCCGTCAGTGTGTAACTGTGGATCAACTGTTTGACTTGTTTAAATACTGCATTACcgcatgatgttacatgatgacGATTTCTGCAGAAATACACTCATGAATGTGCATTTTTCTCTCAACAGACACTAACAttttctgcatctctctctccttcccatttatttgccacattttttgttactttactcTTCCTTGTTTTTCTCACCTATCCATCCCattctgttgttttcattgtttgtcCATGGCTCTGCTTTGCTCCCTCATTACTCTGCTTGTGCGCCTGCCCTCTCCTGTCTTCTGCACCTTACAATTTTTGGCCTTTTTGCCCTTTCCAATAAGCAGTTTCCTCCCCTCCACTGTCCCTTGCCCAATCCTCCCAACCCTATTTCCTCCACTCAGCCCTCCCTTCCTATCGCCCAGGCTACTGTAACTCCCATCCCCTCACAGTTTCTAGGCCCCGCAACCATGTGGGCAGAGAATCCACAGACCAACACTGCAACACACAGTGGGCCCATACTTCCGGCTCATCTTATACCCACAGAGATGATGCCAGCACTGATTTAAGCTCCGGGTTTAACTCTGATTCCCTGGCTGACTTTGGTGTAGACTCTTCTCATGATTATGGGAATATCTTTAAGAAAAACACTTATTCTGCATACCAATATATCAGTGAATCCAAACCAAATGACAGGGACTTTACATCCAGCTGTAATTTTGACTCTCTCTATTGCACTGACACAGAGAATCAGACCAACACGCACACTAAACCCGACACACCTATTAGTAGCACCACTGAAGCACCAGGTTGCACCACCCCGTATAAGAACATCGACGTCTTGATGACGTATTCTAACAGTGCAAAGGATTCACTTTATTCAAGCAGAGAAAAGCGCACACAATCACACGCAGACCACAACAGCATCAAGGCCAGGACATCCAAAGAGCTGCCCCCTCTCCCCACCTATTACCTGTACCACCCCAAAAACTGCCCTCTGCACAGGGGTGCCCCTCCTCGCCTCTCCCCTATAGGagccctctcccctcctcagCGCTCAGGAGTGCCCCCTCCAGGTGTGGCAGGCTCCTGCCTCAGCTCCCCGCTTTTCCCCCGCTCGCACACCCTGCCTGCCCTCGCTGCTCCTCTCTACTACCCAAACCTCTACCCTCCTATACTGCCCAGGGCTCCCCCCCTACCCCCAAAACTCCACCAGGCTCCTCTGCAGTCGCGCGTGGCGAGTAAGATTTCTCTCTCCCTACATCTGacactctctgtctgtctatctgtctgacagcttgcatgcatgtctgtctgtctgtctgtctgtctgtctgtctgtctgtctgtctgtctgtctgtctgtctgtctgtctgtctgtctgtctgtctgtctgtaattATTCTCTACTCTTGATATGGTGGCCCTCACACTTTTGTCACTTGTCACTCAGCCCTGAAGGTTTGCAGATTTGAAAGAACTGGGTACCTGTAGCTGTTTTTTGTAGGAGAAGGCAGCTCCCCACAGGTCATGTGATATGTCTTATCTACGCTGTCCTTTCAGATCTGCAAACGGCCTTCAGAGGGCCTTCAGAGGGGTAACAGCTGTTCCTGTCAGAGGGTGTCTAGACTCactctcatcactctctctctctctctatgtctttgtcaatctgtctctttgtgtctgtcttgtctgttctgtctgtcttcatgttttgggttttttgtttttttgtttttgcacggAGCGTTGACATGAGCAATTACATTTCATGCAAAGAACAACCCAAGTAGCTTGTTGATGATATTAATGTCCAAATTTCTAATTTAagttaaacctttttttttattattgttgtgtatgtgtgtttaggTGATATCACAGTAATTACACAGCATCCTGTTCATTATGTGAATGTTTGCATTTATATAACTagtttatataaatatacttaTACAAACATAAGACTTTACATAACACCTGCCCTTTGCACATGTGTGTAATTGTATCTGACCCGATTCATGTGGTAGTTTATTGTCTCTGCAGTCTCTCCTATGTATTCTTATGCTTATATTaagtatgtgtgagtgtttgaatTAGTGTATCTGTGTGAGTCAAGGTTAATGCATGGGATCCCGTTTATCCCTGATGCAGACAAAAAGACGTCTTCACAGATCCTGGCCAGAAACTGGCCACAGTAAACTAATATTTACAGGATGCGCTCACATGCTGTTTGTCGTCAGTATCACCATCTGCTTGTATCTGCCTACTCCAGTGCTTCTCATTGCTTAATTGCTCCCACtaataacacaaatatttgaGTTATGGTATTTCTCTCTGTCGTGATTTGTTTTGCTCctgttgaatttacattttttttatagtagTAAGTCATTCTTcttttactgctgctgtcagctgttCGCAGTGTGTCATTCGCTGGAACTgtacagagaggagagacatcCTGGATGGGCGAAGATGTGAAGCATCCAATGAGAGGTCTTGGCCTGTCCTCTCTGTGCCTTCAGGAAAAGAAAGGTGTGGatgcacatctgtgtgtgtgttcccctgTCCAGctgtgcatgtttgtctttGACGCAGCTAGAGCTCTTTACTGTTTAACTGTAAACTTTTGTTCCTCCCTCCAGCTCTGGTCAGTGCGGTCAGTGTAGCCGTGGAAGCCATCTTGGCCCAGTTCAGCTCTTCTCGGACTGTAGTTCAGAAGGTCAGTCACTGCTGAATTTTCCTAGGGGGTTTCATTCTGTTTGAatgctgttgttattgtttcagTCTTTTACTGTCTAGAaacaaaagtcatattttattgaattaatttaaaaaggctttccctccctttttttcttgttctgaCTCTACAAATTGTGTTCCATCTCTCCTCAGTCTGTCTCAATTAACAAGGTACTAGAATATCTTTAGATAACCTAGTCTCTTAGttgttcagttttgttgtaAACTAACTCCAAATCCCCCTTCCAAATCATATCTCATTACATCATACCATCAATCATTGCCCCGCGTGTCTCTCAACCCACATGTGTGTGTCCCATTTTTTCTTCCCTCGTTCTCTTGACTCATCATTTCTGATCTCTTCCCCTGTCTCTCACCATCACGGCACATCCTTTACCTCACTCTATCCCATTTCCTCCCATGCCCCTCATcgccctcctctcctcccctcagGCTTTATCAGGAGACAGCACTATAAATCCATCTCTGGGCCGTCTGGTGCTGCAGTGTCTTTGCCCCGCCCTACACAGCTTGCTGACCGATGGCCTAAAACCCCACCAGAGTGACCTGATTGCAGGCAGGAGGCCAAATTCAGCCTGGGGCCTGGTCCAAGCCTCCACTAAGCCAGGTAGCACTCCTAAGAGCAGGGAGAAATTATCATTTATAAACTTAAATATATAGAATAGGATAGAAATCCATTTTTTCTGTGGGTTATATTTCCTGTATTGCCTGTTAATGATCAACCCTGGATTCATTTTCCCACACATCAGTCAATACTTGTTGATTTTAATGTCTGAAATGCTGATTAAAGTGAATAACAGGATACATATATTGATTTGCCTGCAAGCACTAGAGCTTCACTGCAATTGTTTACTCACCTCTGTAAGTTTTATTGTTGATCACTCTCTCaaactgtgtctctctctccatccttctctttATATGTAATTTCTCCTTGTTCACTCTACCCTTTAATCCAGGCCCTAAAACACAAGCCTTGTTCAACCTACAAGTTCGAGTTGGAGAGCTGCCGCAGCTCAGACAGGGCAAGCACAGGTTCAACGCATTCCTCTTTGGACTACTGAAGTAAGTACTGGCTCTGAATCCTTTCTGGTCTTCACCCTTGGCATGGAAAGTGTTATGCACAAATCAATAGTGTAAATATCCTCTCTGTATCTTCAGtattctcattctctctctctctctctctctctctctctctctctctctctctctctctctctctctctctctctctctcatctctctctctctctctctctctctctctctctctctctctctctctctctctctctctctctctctctctctctctctctctctctctctctctctctctctctctctctcctttaccTCTAGTACCAAGCTTCTTGATTTCTGGCTGTCTCACCTTCAGTCTTGCAGTGGTAagtttctttcactttcttctcACATCATTGCTTTTTGAACGGGCATGTGACTAAACTtaatttctctttcttccaGATGTGCTCGAGACATACTACCGCCCCTCCTCCTTTATGTGTCTGTCGCTAACCGCCTGCCAGCCTCTGTTTGAGGAGCTGCTCCTGGTGCTGCAGCCTCTCAGCCTGCTGACCTTTAACCTGGACCTGCTCTTCCAGCACCACCACTTAGAGGCAGACGGTCACAGTCCAGAGATACCCAGTCCACCCTGTCAGGATGCAGGATTCCAGCTGTCAACAAGGGGATCCCAATCCAAGATCGAAGGCTGCAGATATATTGAAAGCCTCTCAGAAGTAGACTTTGGAAGTCCAGAATATCAGGAAGCTAAAGATGGTGAAAACCTGTCACCATTGGCTCATCCAAAGAATGGAGGATCAGGGGGGTCAACAAATAACAATGCTGAACCCATAAAGGCTTCAATCACACTCGGGCAGACAAGTCCTCAGCTGTTGTGGGTGCAGGAGAAGGAAATTGGGGAATTACCTCCTCCAAGCATCGAGGAGGACAGCCTTGCTCAGCAGGCTGGCCTGGTATGTGAATTTTCAGTGTTTGAGTCATTTGTGATTGTGTGATCCTGCAGGGctgacatattttgtttttttttaaatcctagGTGATCCAGCAGGGATGGGGGGCTGTGGTGCGCTGGGGAGGCAGACTGAGCCAGAACCTGGCTGAGCTGAGCCTGTCTGCAGGGAAAAGGGAGGAGATGAAAATGGATCTGCCAGATCTCCAGGTTCATGCAGCCAGCGACTTTGCACCAGTCAGCGGTGGCACTCAGGTTCCCTGGGGTCTGGGGCGTCTCTTTGGTGCCTCTAAaagccccaacagcccaacagGTCACACACCACCATCAAGGTAAATCAATGAACACGTGTCTTCTGTTCTGTGGAGGTTTCTGTGTCTCTAGAAAACACCACAGCAGGCTATTCCACTGATTATTAGCTTAAAAAAGGGCACTGGAGCAAACAGATCCTGTACTGTTTTGAATTGAAACTTGGTCATTATTACATTCGAAACTGATCA
Coding sequences within:
- the rusc1 gene encoding AP-4 complex accessory subunit RUSC1 isoform X1, which gives rise to MTYSNSAKDSLYSSREKRTQSHADHNSIKARTSKELPPLPTYYLYHPKNCPLHRGAPPRLSPIGALSPPQRSGVPPPGVAGSCLSSPLFPRSHTLPALAAPLYYPNLYPPILPRAPPLPPKLHQAPLQSRVATVRSVSFAGTVQRGETSWMGEDVKHPMRGLGLSSLCLQEKKALVSAVSVAVEAILAQFSSSRTVVQKALSGDSTINPSLGRLVLQCLCPALHSLLTDGLKPHQSDLIAGRRPNSAWGLVQASTKPGPKTQALFNLQVRVGELPQLRQGKHRFNAFLFGLLNTKLLDFWLSHLQSCSDVLETYYRPSSFMCLSLTACQPLFEELLLVLQPLSLLTFNLDLLFQHHHLEADGHSPEIPSPPCQDAGFQLSTRGSQSKIEGCRYIESLSEVDFGSPEYQEAKDGENLSPLAHPKNGGSGGSTNNNAEPIKASITLGQTSPQLLWVQEKEIGELPPPSIEEDSLAQQAGLVIQQGWGAVVRWGGRLSQNLAELSLSAGKREEMKMDLPDLQVHAASDFAPVSGGTQVPWGLGRLFGASKSPNSPTGHTPPSRRPSQWLAPGVTALTRMVSSNSTPMMRRTVEVQGGSEPESKREVYTLEMKDKPRPLRSVRTLCDHSGTGSELSFCKGEELIILGGVDQDWIRCRQGDKEGLVPIGYTSLIM
- the rusc1 gene encoding AP-4 complex accessory subunit RUSC1 isoform X2, which produces MGEDVKHPMRGLGLSSLCLQEKKALVSAVSVAVEAILAQFSSSRTVVQKALSGDSTINPSLGRLVLQCLCPALHSLLTDGLKPHQSDLIAGRRPNSAWGLVQASTKPGPKTQALFNLQVRVGELPQLRQGKHRFNAFLFGLLNTKLLDFWLSHLQSCSDVLETYYRPSSFMCLSLTACQPLFEELLLVLQPLSLLTFNLDLLFQHHHLEADGHSPEIPSPPCQDAGFQLSTRGSQSKIEGCRYIESLSEVDFGSPEYQEAKDGENLSPLAHPKNGGSGGSTNNNAEPIKASITLGQTSPQLLWVQEKEIGELPPPSIEEDSLAQQAGLVIQQGWGAVVRWGGRLSQNLAELSLSAGKREEMKMDLPDLQVHAASDFAPVSGGTQVPWGLGRLFGASKSPNSPTGHTPPSRRPSQWLAPGVTALTRMVSSNSTPMMRRTVEVQGGSEPESKREVYTLEMKDKPRPLRSVRTLCDHSGTGSELSFCKGEELIILGGVDQDWIRCRQGDKEGLVPIGYTSLIM